The Heliomicrobium undosum nucleotide sequence GATTTCATGCGGGTCGGCGATGACGGCGGTCGTCCCGTGGGGGATGACGGCGTCGGCAAAGGCGGGCGGCGTCAGCAGGGTGCTCTCGATATGGATGTGAGCATCGATCAAGCCGGGCGTGACAAAGGCCCCCTGCAAGTCGATAATCTCACCGTAGTTCAGCGCTGCAGTGGAATCCGTTGTGGCGGCGTCCACCGCAGGGGTTTCTCCCCGGCGATAGACGCCGGTGATCATCCCGCCGGCGATGGCGACATCCGCCTCTTCGACCTCCAAGGTAAAGACGTTGACCACCTTGCCGCCTCTAAGCAGAATGTCCCCATTCTGTTTTTTATTCGCCGTCACGCCAGTTCCTCCCTGCTAACCCGGGTCGATCATCTGCAAAAATTCCGCTTCCGAGAGGATCGGGATGTCCAGTTCCTTCGCCTTTTCGAGCTTGGACCCAGCAGCCTCACCGGCAATGACCATGCTCGTTTTTTTGCTCACCGAAGAGGCCACCTTGGCCCCGCGCTCCTCCAGCAGTCGCTGGGCTTCGCGGCGGTCGAGGGTCGGCAGTGTCCCTGTCAGGACAACGGTCTTGCCGGCGAATGTCTGGGGAACGCCGGCGTCGCCTGCTTTCTCTGTCTCCATGGGCAGGCCCTTCTCGGCCAAACGGTCGATCACCTGCCGGTTGGCTGGGACGGCGAACCAGCGCTGAAGCGACTCGGCCATCTTGGGGCCGATCTCGCTCACCGCTTGCAGTTCCTCCGTCGTGGCGTTCATCAACCGCTCCATGGAGCCGAAGTGGCGGGCCAGGGTCTTGGCCGCCGTCTGCCCCACCAGTCGGATGCCGAGGGCGAAGATCAGGGCGGCGAGGCCCCGGGACTTGCTGTTTTCGATGGCGGCGATCAGGTTGGCCGCCGACTTTTTCCCCATCCGTTCCAACGGGGCCACTTGCTCCGCCGTCAGTTCGTAGAGGTCAGCCGGGTCGTGAACGAGGCCGGCCTCCCAGAGGAGGTTGACGACGGCAGGGCCAAGGCCCTCGATGTTCATGGCGTCGCGGGAGGCAAAGTGGATCAGGCCCTCCTTGGCCTGGGCCGGGCAGGCCGCAGAGGTGCAGCGGATGGCCACTTCCCCTTCCAATCGGCTGACGGGGCTATCGCATTCGGGACAGGTTTGGGGCATGACGAAGGGCCGTTCCTCGCCGGTCCGCTTTTCTTTGAGGACGGAAAGCACCTCGGGGATGATATCGCCGGCTTTCTGAATGACCACGTAATCGCCAATATGGATGTCGCGTTCGCGGATGATGTCTTCATTATGCAAGGTGGCTCGGCTGACGGTCGTGCCGGCGACGCGCACCGGATCTAGTTCCGCCGTCGGGGTGATTACGCCGGTGCGGCCCACCTTGACGCTGATCTCCCG carries:
- the ligA gene encoding NAD-dependent DNA ligase LigA; translation: MVAREGGPAPADAAQRITELREQIRHHDYRYHVLDAPEISDADYDRLMRELLGLEQKHPELVTPDSPSQRVGGQPLAAFRAVSHRVPLLSLANAVDDQDLREFDRRARERADRPLTYVVEPKIDGLTVVLSYEEGRFVRAATRGDGVTGEDITENIKTVRAVPLRLKSDLKSLEVRGEAYLPKEAFARLNEEREEAGEPAFANPRNAAAGSLRQLDPKVTASRPLRAYFYNILHLEGVEGDNVSEQVEALQKLEDWGLPVNPERRYCRTISEVIDYCRHWTEHRHDLPYEIDGMVVKVNELDQYPLLGETAKSPRYAIAFKFPPEQAITRVREISVKVGRTGVITPTAELDPVRVAGTTVSRATLHNEDIIRERDIHIGDYVVIQKAGDIIPEVLSVLKEKRTGEERPFVMPQTCPECDSPVSRLEGEVAIRCTSAACPAQAKEGLIHFASRDAMNIEGLGPAVVNLLWEAGLVHDPADLYELTAEQVAPLERMGKKSAANLIAAIENSKSRGLAALIFALGIRLVGQTAAKTLARHFGSMERLMNATTEELQAVSEIGPKMAESLQRWFAVPANRQVIDRLAEKGLPMETEKAGDAGVPQTFAGKTVVLTGTLPTLDRREAQRLLEERGAKVASSVSKKTSMVIAGEAAGSKLEKAKELDIPILSEAEFLQMIDPG